One region of Bdellovibrio bacteriovorus genomic DNA includes:
- a CDS encoding FliO/MopB family protein: MRLLLSLLFVFSVSAQAADSAATSSEQTEISAPAEAGVVAHEDGKIDNRKESEIPLNLDKNKKAASEGGGFFRILFTLSILGLVGTGAFIFLRKYSVPKAKKHQTQIKVLQQHFLGPKKSLAIVRVAGESILIGVTDHNISMIKSLSLLDEEVPEETPQSFGKVLGSKASFDEDSQEEASAPRKKAAASIETDDEFAISGIKDIVSKRLKGMRSLQ, from the coding sequence ATGCGTTTGTTGCTTTCTTTACTTTTTGTATTTTCAGTTTCTGCTCAAGCGGCAGATTCAGCAGCCACGTCTTCTGAACAAACAGAAATTTCTGCTCCGGCGGAAGCTGGTGTCGTGGCGCATGAAGATGGAAAAATCGACAATCGTAAAGAATCCGAGATTCCATTGAACTTGGATAAAAATAAGAAAGCAGCATCGGAAGGCGGCGGTTTCTTCCGCATCCTTTTCACTCTTTCTATCTTGGGCTTGGTCGGAACAGGCGCTTTTATTTTCCTTCGTAAATACTCTGTTCCTAAAGCTAAGAAACACCAAACTCAGATCAAAGTTTTGCAACAGCATTTCCTAGGTCCTAAGAAAAGCCTGGCGATTGTGCGTGTAGCCGGTGAGTCGATCTTGATCGGTGTGACAGATCATAACATCTCTATGATCAAATCTTTGTCCTTGCTTGACGAAGAAGTGCCTGAAGAAACTCCGCAAAGTTTCGGTAAGGTTCTGGGTTCAAAAGCTTCTTTCGATGAAGATTCTCAGGAAGAAGCTTCAGCTCCTCGTAAAAAAGCAGCAGCTTCTATTGAAACGGACGATGAGTTTGCGATCAGCGGCATCAAAGATATCGTTTCTAAACGCCTTAAAGGAATGAGGTCTCTTCAGTGA
- the flhB gene encoding flagellar biosynthesis protein FlhB, translating to MAAENGEKTEKATQARREEFRKKGNVAHTKELASAALLLAAAGGVYVLGRFFFKNFYELFQYSFGQDMVVLVREGKFTEAFRFNGEKALILIAPVAGIAGLIGAVSSLAQVGFLRVEDALSPNFEKVNPVEGFKRVFSLRAVVEAVKSILKMGAVGLVLYFLLRGEVRQIPYMLTFSVEQILMYLGSIVVKLLGGVGGVMLVIALADYFYQRWDLEKKMMMTKQEVKEEHKQREGDPMIKSRIRRIQREMASKRMMAEIPKADVVITNPTHIAVVLKYTDNLPAPQIVAMGADHVAEKIKEVARENNIPIVENKPLARTIFKTLKIGQVIPRELFVAVAEVLSYVYRLRRKKR from the coding sequence ATGGCTGCGGAAAACGGCGAAAAGACCGAAAAGGCGACGCAGGCGAGACGGGAAGAGTTTCGCAAAAAAGGGAACGTCGCCCATACAAAAGAGCTGGCGTCAGCGGCATTATTGCTTGCTGCGGCTGGTGGCGTGTATGTTTTGGGTCGCTTTTTCTTCAAGAACTTCTACGAACTTTTCCAATACTCATTCGGTCAAGACATGGTTGTGCTAGTGCGTGAAGGCAAGTTCACGGAAGCTTTCCGCTTTAACGGTGAAAAAGCTTTGATCTTGATCGCGCCTGTTGCCGGTATTGCGGGCTTAATCGGTGCGGTTTCTTCTTTGGCACAAGTTGGTTTCTTGCGTGTCGAAGATGCTCTTTCTCCAAACTTTGAAAAAGTGAATCCTGTAGAGGGCTTCAAGCGCGTTTTCAGTCTTCGCGCGGTCGTAGAAGCTGTTAAGTCCATTCTAAAAATGGGCGCGGTCGGCTTGGTTCTTTATTTCCTTCTTCGTGGTGAAGTTCGTCAAATCCCTTACATGCTGACATTCTCTGTTGAGCAGATCTTGATGTACCTAGGTAGCATCGTCGTAAAACTTTTGGGCGGGGTTGGTGGAGTGATGCTGGTGATTGCACTGGCAGATTATTTCTATCAACGCTGGGACCTTGAAAAGAAAATGATGATGACGAAACAGGAAGTCAAAGAAGAGCACAAGCAGCGTGAGGGTGATCCCATGATCAAATCACGCATTCGTCGTATTCAACGTGAAATGGCGAGCAAGCGTATGATGGCGGAAATTCCTAAAGCCGACGTCGTTATTACAAATCCCACACATATTGCGGTTGTTCTTAAGTACACGGACAATCTTCCGGCTCCGCAAATCGTGGCTATGGGTGCTGACCACGTGGCGGAAAAAATCAAAGAAGTCGCGCGCGAAAACAACATTCCGATCGTGGAAAACAAACCACTGGCGCGCACGATCTTTAAAACACTTAAAATTGGACAAGTTATACCTCGAGAGCTCTTTGTCGCGGTCGCCGAAGTGCTTTCATATGTTTATCGTTTGCGTAGGAAGAAAAGATAA
- a CDS encoding flagellar basal body-associated FliL family protein, giving the protein MAEEKAAAAEMSAPSGGSGQKPILLIALAVINMLVVAGVGFMLYQGKKKEAAEPKIEQVIKGEAEAQHKEATEEKEIVGKVVPLETFIVNLAGSKGRKVAKVNMELEVKGDHVLDEIEKRKAQIRDIIIIILSSKTYEDVASREGKDGLRNEIKDTINSFLVQGKISNVFFTEFIYN; this is encoded by the coding sequence ATGGCTGAAGAAAAAGCGGCAGCAGCGGAAATGTCAGCTCCGAGCGGGGGATCTGGACAAAAGCCTATTCTACTTATTGCCCTAGCGGTTATCAATATGTTGGTGGTCGCTGGCGTGGGTTTTATGCTTTATCAAGGTAAGAAAAAAGAAGCAGCAGAACCTAAGATTGAACAAGTCATTAAAGGTGAAGCCGAAGCACAACATAAAGAAGCCACGGAAGAAAAAGAAATCGTGGGGAAGGTTGTGCCTTTAGAAACATTCATCGTCAATTTAGCAGGATCAAAAGGCCGTAAGGTCGCGAAAGTAAACATGGAACTTGAGGTCAAAGGTGACCACGTTCTTGATGAAATCGAAAAGCGCAAGGCGCAGATCCGCGACATCATTATTATCATTCTTTCTTCAAAGACTTATGAAGACGTTGCAAGTCGTGAAGGTAAAGACGGATTAAGAAACGAAATTAAAGACACGATCAACTCTTTCCTAGTGCAAGGAAAGATTTCAAACGTGTTCTTCACTGAATTTATCTACAACTAA
- the fliM gene encoding flagellar motor switch protein FliM, whose amino-acid sequence MNQVLSQSEVDALLAAVSDGDVASSDTSKPEAQNVGKVDERKIVSYDLTSQDRIIRGRLPQLEVIYEKFMRAFRVSLSSALRKIASITLTSTEFLKFGEFINTLPMPTCMSVLRFGNLRGSALFVIESKLAYALVDSFFGGADRPYTKIDGKDFTPIELSIVQKVVGLAINDLEAAWASIEKIGCSFVRTEVNPQFVGIVPPTDVVIASTFDVELENATGTISIVIPYATIEPIKQKLSTGFQVESDQTDKKLWTSIIQEQLLETDMEIKVNLGETEIKLRDMMNLKVGDVIPLDQDASGEFDVTVEGVKKFKGYYGIHHGTVAVQVTRPVTK is encoded by the coding sequence ATGAATCAGGTTCTTTCACAAAGTGAAGTGGATGCTCTGTTAGCCGCGGTCTCTGACGGAGATGTCGCGTCGTCGGATACGTCCAAGCCGGAAGCGCAGAATGTCGGTAAAGTGGATGAGCGTAAGATTGTTTCTTACGATCTTACCAGCCAAGACCGTATTATTCGTGGTCGTCTTCCTCAGTTGGAAGTTATTTACGAAAAATTCATGCGTGCTTTCCGCGTTTCTTTGTCTTCAGCACTTCGTAAAATCGCCTCCATCACTTTAACTTCCACTGAGTTTTTAAAATTCGGTGAGTTTATTAATACGCTTCCAATGCCGACATGCATGAGCGTTCTACGTTTTGGTAACTTGCGCGGTTCGGCTTTGTTCGTGATTGAAAGTAAATTGGCTTACGCTTTGGTCGACAGTTTCTTCGGTGGTGCGGATCGTCCGTACACGAAAATTGACGGTAAAGATTTTACGCCGATTGAACTTTCGATCGTGCAAAAAGTCGTAGGTCTTGCAATCAACGATCTTGAAGCCGCGTGGGCATCTATTGAAAAAATCGGTTGTTCTTTTGTTCGTACGGAAGTGAATCCACAGTTCGTAGGTATCGTGCCTCCGACAGACGTGGTTATCGCTTCGACATTCGACGTCGAACTTGAAAATGCGACAGGGACGATCTCTATCGTAATTCCTTACGCGACCATCGAACCGATCAAACAAAAGCTCTCAACAGGCTTCCAGGTTGAATCAGATCAAACAGATAAAAAGCTTTGGACTTCGATCATTCAAGAACAGCTTCTTGAAACGGATATGGAAATCAAAGTGAACCTGGGTGAAACAGAAATCAAACTTCGCGACATGATGAACTTGAAAGTCGGCGACGTGATTCCATTGGATCAGGACGCTTCGGGAGAGTTCGACGTGACGGTCGAAGGTGTAAAAAAGTTTAAAGGTTATTACGGAATCCATCACGGAACTGTGGCAGTCCAAGTGACTCGACCGGTGACAAAGTAG
- the fliP gene encoding flagellar type III secretion system pore protein FliP (The bacterial flagellar biogenesis protein FliP forms a type III secretion system (T3SS)-type pore required for flagellar assembly.), producing MNWTLCSLVLLPLVLLFTSSAFAQVTLPTVNLGFKTTDNPNEVVNAVKLILIMTVLTLAPAILIMMTGFTRIIIVLSFLRQAMGVQQMPPNQLLVGLALFLTFFVMQPAFNEMNQNGIQPYLAGKISQDAAIENTLAPLRKFMFHQTRDSDLALFIKLSKIDAPKTRADVPTMVLVPAFVVSELKTAFQIGFIIFLPFLVIDIVASSVLMAMGMMMLPPVVISLPFKIMLFVLVDGWGLLIGSMVKSFG from the coding sequence ATGAATTGGACTCTTTGCAGTCTTGTACTTTTGCCCCTTGTTCTTTTATTCACTTCCTCCGCATTTGCACAAGTCACACTTCCGACAGTGAATTTGGGTTTCAAAACAACTGACAACCCGAATGAGGTCGTGAACGCGGTTAAATTGATCTTGATCATGACGGTGCTGACTTTAGCGCCGGCGATCTTAATTATGATGACGGGTTTTACTCGTATCATCATCGTTCTTTCTTTCTTAAGACAGGCAATGGGTGTGCAACAAATGCCGCCAAACCAATTGTTGGTGGGTTTGGCTTTGTTCCTAACATTCTTTGTGATGCAACCTGCTTTTAATGAAATGAATCAAAACGGAATTCAACCTTACTTAGCAGGAAAAATCTCTCAGGATGCGGCGATTGAAAATACGCTTGCTCCTCTGCGTAAGTTTATGTTCCATCAAACGCGCGATTCGGATTTAGCTTTGTTTATCAAGCTCTCTAAAATCGATGCGCCTAAGACACGTGCGGATGTTCCGACGATGGTTTTGGTGCCAGCGTTTGTCGTCTCTGAACTTAAAACAGCCTTTCAAATCGGCTTTATCATCTTCCTTCCATTCCTTGTTATCGACATCGTGGCGTCCAGCGTTTTGATGGCGATGGGTATGATGATGCTTCCTCCGGTAGTAATTTCATTACCCTTTAAAATCATGCTCTTTGTCCTTGTGGATGGATGGGGTCTTCTCATCGGTTCGATGGTTAAGAGTTTCGGATAG
- the flhA gene encoding flagellar biosynthesis protein FlhA, protein MDQLFQFLKRFDKITKNTDLFIAFGLLAILAVMIIPLPPFMLDMSLTFSLAISVLILLVAIYTDRALDFTSFPSLLLMTTLFRLSLNVATTRLILTHGHEGEKAAGSVIASFANFVVGGNYVIGFVMFIILMVINFMVITKGSERVAEVAARFTLDAMPGKQMSIDAELNSGHITEAEARKRRKQIEGEADFYGAMDGASKFVRGDAIAGIIITIINILGGLGIGVIQKGLDIGTAAKYYTMLTIGDGLLCQIPAIVISTAAGIIVTRTSNSDKDVGEEVTGQLFVKPRAVMIAGGVLILLGLIPGLPTVPFLVMGGLLCGTSWVIKKARLEKAEAEKKQSDAALTAPKKENIETMLPLDMVELEVGYGLINIVESDSSGDLLERIVSIRKQFALDLGIVVPSIHIRDNLQLAPGEYRVLIKGNKVGGGLLRPESLLAMDPGNVAERIDGIATKEPAFGLDALWISPARKEDAEIAGYTVVDLPTVMATHLTEIVRAHAHELLGRQEASTLIENFKKSHPKVVEELIPDMLSLGSVVRVLQNLLKEQVSIRDLLTIFETLADEAPRNKDIEVLTEQVRRNLARGITAKYTTDQGNIPVMTLHPIIEELIANSLLQTEQGVQLVMDPNTAHRLINEIARTVENHPEVASQPILLTSPTSRRHLYKLTSRFIPQLVVLSHNELTSDADVQSVALVEMSHAG, encoded by the coding sequence ATGGATCAACTGTTTCAGTTCTTAAAGCGGTTTGATAAAATTACCAAGAATACCGATCTCTTCATTGCGTTCGGTCTTTTGGCTATTTTGGCGGTGATGATCATCCCACTTCCACCGTTCATGTTGGACATGTCTTTGACTTTCTCATTAGCGATCAGTGTTTTGATCCTGTTGGTGGCTATTTACACTGACCGCGCTTTGGATTTCACATCTTTCCCATCACTTCTGTTGATGACGACTTTATTCCGTTTGTCTTTGAACGTGGCGACCACGCGTTTGATCCTGACTCACGGACATGAAGGGGAAAAAGCCGCGGGTTCCGTGATCGCGTCTTTTGCCAACTTCGTTGTCGGCGGAAACTATGTCATCGGTTTTGTGATGTTCATCATCTTGATGGTCATCAACTTCATGGTTATCACTAAAGGTTCTGAGCGCGTGGCGGAAGTGGCAGCTCGTTTCACTTTAGATGCGATGCCAGGTAAGCAAATGTCGATCGATGCTGAGTTGAACTCAGGTCACATCACAGAAGCGGAAGCTCGTAAACGTCGTAAGCAAATCGAAGGGGAAGCGGATTTTTACGGTGCGATGGACGGTGCCTCGAAGTTCGTACGTGGTGACGCCATTGCCGGTATTATTATCACTATCATTAATATTTTGGGTGGTTTGGGTATCGGTGTTATTCAAAAAGGTTTGGATATCGGTACAGCCGCTAAATACTACACGATGTTGACGATCGGTGACGGTCTTCTGTGTCAGATCCCTGCGATCGTGATCTCAACGGCAGCCGGTATCATCGTGACTCGTACTTCAAATTCTGACAAAGACGTCGGTGAAGAAGTCACGGGACAACTTTTTGTTAAACCTCGCGCGGTGATGATCGCCGGCGGTGTGTTGATTCTATTGGGTCTTATCCCAGGTCTTCCAACGGTTCCATTCCTCGTGATGGGTGGTCTTCTTTGCGGTACTTCTTGGGTTATCAAGAAAGCTCGCTTGGAAAAAGCAGAAGCTGAAAAGAAACAGTCAGATGCTGCTTTGACTGCGCCGAAAAAAGAAAACATCGAAACAATGCTTCCATTGGATATGGTCGAACTCGAAGTGGGTTATGGTCTTATCAATATTGTGGAATCAGATTCTAGTGGTGATTTGCTTGAACGTATCGTCAGTATCCGTAAGCAATTTGCTTTGGATCTGGGGATCGTGGTTCCAAGTATTCACATCCGCGACAACTTGCAATTGGCGCCGGGTGAATACCGTGTCTTGATTAAAGGAAATAAAGTCGGTGGCGGACTTCTTCGTCCCGAATCCTTGTTGGCGATGGATCCAGGAAATGTGGCAGAACGCATTGACGGTATCGCGACAAAAGAGCCTGCCTTCGGTCTAGATGCTCTTTGGATTTCACCGGCTCGCAAGGAAGATGCAGAGATCGCTGGTTACACAGTGGTGGATTTGCCAACTGTCATGGCAACTCACTTAACGGAAATTGTTCGTGCTCATGCGCATGAATTGTTAGGTCGTCAGGAAGCTTCTACTTTAATTGAGAACTTCAAAAAATCTCATCCTAAAGTCGTCGAAGAACTTATCCCCGACATGTTGTCTTTGGGATCTGTGGTTCGCGTATTGCAAAACTTGTTAAAAGAGCAAGTGTCCATCCGTGACCTTCTAACGATCTTTGAGACTTTGGCGGATGAGGCTCCTCGCAATAAAGATATCGAAGTTTTAACAGAACAAGTTCGTAGAAATCTTGCTCGTGGTATCACGGCAAAATACACAACAGATCAAGGCAACATTCCAGTCATGACGTTGCATCCTATTATTGAGGAATTGATCGCGAACTCGTTGCTGCAAACAGAGCAAGGGGTTCAGTTGGTGATGGATCCAAATACGGCGCATCGCTTGATCAATGAAATCGCGCGCACCGTAGAAAACCATCCGGAAGTGGCAAGTCAGCCGATTCTTCTGACAAGCCCGACTTCGCGTCGTCATTTATATAAGCTTACATCTCGCTTCATTCCTCAGCTTGTGGTGCTTTCGCACAATGAGTTGACGTCAGATGCGGATGTTCAATCGGTTGCACTCGTGGAGATGAGCCATGCAGGTTAA
- the fliQ gene encoding flagellar biosynthesis protein FliQ: protein MTDELVIRLGQDALRTTAMLAAPLLISTLVVGLAVSIFQALTQINEATLTFIPKMIVVALVFVLAGPWMMDVMSTYTVNLFENIAVMVRE from the coding sequence ATGACAGACGAATTAGTAATTAGACTTGGACAAGATGCTTTAAGAACAACGGCGATGCTGGCCGCTCCGCTTTTGATCAGCACGCTGGTGGTAGGTTTGGCCGTGAGTATTTTCCAAGCCTTGACTCAGATCAACGAAGCGACTTTGACCTTCATTCCCAAAATGATCGTGGTGGCTTTGGTCTTTGTCTTAGCCGGTCCGTGGATGATGGATGTGATGAGCACATACACCGTCAATCTTTTTGAAAACATCGCTGTGATGGTAAGGGAATAG
- the flhF gene encoding flagellar biosynthesis protein FlhF: MQVKKFEARTMKEALEMVKTQLGPDAIILSARDNNKSFGLVGEGSVEITAAVSEETLQKKKFAESRLREQDREKFLKSPARQQKELIHKMVEKHVQKSQPAAPITQRRYIDIEDEAEQRQRMMAEERVRSAAQRALNAFQEQDEIFSTRGNATKKAPQQPAAPAPVARVAIPAQTESPEIAALKNEIASLKQVITQFQQMPQSFVGTHPGADYGINYDLSFVFEKLTSAGMAREIAAEILTSAQESLPALKLKNKALVEAWVARHVLDNTRTVSNPTAGKIHCFVGPAGAGKTSALIKMASQMVVREGKKIALFTTDTFKVGAADQMKIYAQILNVPFSVIRSQNDWTSLMRYLPNVDCVLVDYTGMSLKNPDEIQMLKSLLPPSALNPNIHLVLSTNVKDADATELGRRYAGMNYKDVIFTSLDESTQHGSIYNFMKRFDIPLHSFGIGPRVPEDFEFATKERLLDLIFKITKFKQQDSEAI, from the coding sequence ATGCAGGTTAAGAAATTTGAAGCTAGAACGATGAAAGAAGCCTTAGAGATGGTGAAGACCCAGTTGGGACCTGATGCCATCATTCTTTCTGCCCGCGATAACAACAAAAGCTTTGGCTTGGTCGGGGAAGGTTCCGTTGAAATCACGGCGGCCGTTTCTGAAGAAACTTTGCAAAAAAAGAAATTTGCAGAGTCTCGCCTGCGTGAACAAGATCGCGAAAAATTCTTAAAAAGCCCGGCTCGTCAGCAGAAAGAGCTCATCCACAAAATGGTGGAAAAGCATGTGCAAAAGAGTCAACCTGCCGCTCCGATCACTCAACGTCGTTACATCGACATCGAGGATGAAGCCGAGCAACGCCAAAGAATGATGGCGGAAGAACGTGTTCGTTCCGCGGCTCAACGCGCCTTGAATGCTTTCCAGGAGCAAGATGAAATTTTCTCGACAAGAGGAAATGCGACGAAGAAAGCTCCACAACAACCGGCAGCTCCGGCTCCTGTGGCACGGGTGGCTATTCCGGCACAAACTGAATCTCCAGAGATTGCGGCTCTTAAAAATGAAATCGCAAGTCTTAAACAAGTTATCACTCAGTTCCAGCAAATGCCTCAAAGCTTCGTCGGCACTCACCCTGGCGCTGACTACGGTATCAACTACGATTTGAGTTTTGTTTTTGAAAAATTGACCTCTGCTGGAATGGCTAGAGAAATCGCCGCAGAAATTTTAACTTCGGCGCAAGAAAGTCTTCCTGCTTTGAAACTAAAAAACAAAGCTTTGGTGGAAGCTTGGGTGGCTCGTCACGTTCTTGATAACACCAGAACTGTTAGCAATCCGACAGCAGGGAAAATTCACTGTTTCGTGGGGCCTGCAGGTGCTGGTAAAACTTCGGCTTTGATTAAGATGGCAAGTCAGATGGTGGTTCGTGAAGGCAAAAAGATTGCTCTTTTCACGACGGACACTTTTAAAGTCGGCGCTGCTGATCAAATGAAGATATATGCGCAAATTCTGAATGTTCCGTTTTCAGTGATTCGTTCACAGAATGATTGGACAAGCTTGATGCGCTATCTTCCGAATGTGGACTGTGTTCTGGTTGATTACACAGGTATGAGCTTGAAGAATCCAGATGAGATTCAAATGTTGAAATCTCTTCTGCCGCCTTCCGCATTAAATCCAAATATCCACCTGGTTCTTTCCACGAATGTGAAAGACGCCGATGCGACCGAACTGGGACGCCGTTATGCGGGTATGAACTACAAAGACGTGATCTTCACTTCTTTGGATGAGTCAACTCAGCATGGCTCCATTTACAACTTTATGAAGCGCTTTGATATCCCACTTCATTCCTTCGGTATCGGACCTCGTGTGCCGGAAGACTTTGAATTCGCAACTAAAGAGCGTCTTTTGGATTTGATCTTTAAAATCACGAAATTCAAACAACAGGATTCAGAAGCTATATGA
- a CDS encoding MinD/ParA family protein yields MRNVNSFNMHKTRTISITSGKGGVGKTTMVANLALTLSQKGKKVLILDGDLGMANVDIFFGVKPSGNIHDILAGRKEMKDILTEVSKDVFLIPGGSGVVEFNHMNHFERRAMVEAVSCLPLGFDYLLIDTAPGIAENVLFLNSAAQTVSVVITPDPSSFADAYALIKVLNKQYKVNHFSIICNQVRDEQEGLGLYQRFNDVVNRFLYIGLDYWGSVPNDVVLKKAVQQQRLIVRHDVGAESSKAIRQVCSQIEKSSKQVESTGGMQMFWDQVVGFA; encoded by the coding sequence ATGAGAAACGTGAACTCATTCAATATGCATAAAACACGCACTATCAGCATTACTTCCGGTAAAGGTGGAGTAGGCAAAACAACGATGGTGGCGAATCTGGCTTTAACCCTGTCCCAAAAAGGCAAAAAGGTTTTGATCCTGGATGGTGACTTGGGCATGGCCAACGTAGATATCTTTTTTGGCGTGAAACCTTCGGGTAATATTCATGACATTCTGGCGGGGCGTAAAGAGATGAAAGACATCCTGACAGAAGTGTCTAAAGATGTATTTCTTATTCCTGGCGGCAGTGGTGTCGTTGAGTTCAATCATATGAATCACTTCGAGCGTCGCGCAATGGTTGAAGCGGTGAGCTGTTTGCCTCTGGGTTTTGATTATCTTCTTATCGACACGGCTCCGGGCATTGCTGAAAACGTTTTGTTCCTGAACTCCGCAGCCCAAACGGTTTCCGTAGTGATCACTCCGGATCCTTCCAGCTTTGCGGATGCGTATGCATTGATCAAAGTTTTAAACAAGCAATACAAAGTGAATCACTTCTCTATCATCTGCAATCAAGTGCGTGATGAGCAAGAAGGCTTGGGCCTTTATCAGCGCTTCAACGATGTTGTGAATCGCTTCCTCTACATTGGTCTGGACTATTGGGGTTCAGTTCCGAATGATGTGGTTTTGAAAAAAGCCGTGCAACAACAGCGTCTCATAGTGAGACACGATGTGGGTGCGGAATCATCCAAAGCAATTCGTCAAGTGTGTAGTCAGATCGAGAAATCTTCAAAGCAAGTAGAAAGCACCGGGGGCATGCAAATGTTCTGGGATCAGGTCGTAGGGTTTGCATAG
- a CDS encoding CsbD family protein: MNKDIFQGKIKEISGEIRKKWGELTDDEIQRTKGNSEALSGLVQQKMGLTKEEASKQVNDLMSSMEERYREGADKVNQGIDKMKNKLSH, from the coding sequence ATGAATAAGGACATTTTCCAAGGAAAAATCAAAGAGATTTCTGGCGAAATTCGCAAAAAATGGGGCGAGCTCACAGACGACGAGATCCAAAGAACTAAAGGCAACTCTGAAGCGCTGAGTGGTCTAGTTCAACAAAAAATGGGTTTAACGAAAGAAGAAGCCTCTAAACAAGTGAACGACCTTATGTCGTCCATGGAAGAGAGATACCGCGAAGGCGCGGATAAGGTAAATCAAGGCATTGATAAAATGAAAAACAAGCTCTCGCACTAG
- the fliR gene encoding flagellar biosynthetic protein FliR, producing the protein MINWSTMTEAQILLFALVFLRMIAFVISSAVFGSPTITVPIKVLLSIVLSVLLFPLVKVGNVDYALVSNEIIGLAIRELIVGLSIGFLTRLFFFVVTMTGDLVSMSVGLSASQMYNPMLGSNGNVIDQFYSTLGTLVFLAINGHHMLISAIAQSYDLIPVSSLSLNVGPFAEMAAYGQDVMLMAIKMCAPVMVTILLVNVAMGILGRAVPQINVLVTSMPVTIMIGMAVVFLCLPLMTMEMQSVVDITASKLFAVMKHL; encoded by the coding sequence ATGATCAACTGGAGCACGATGACAGAGGCACAGATTCTGCTTTTTGCGTTGGTTTTCCTGCGCATGATCGCCTTTGTTATTTCTTCAGCGGTCTTTGGCTCTCCGACAATCACGGTTCCGATTAAAGTTCTTCTTTCTATCGTTCTCAGCGTTCTTTTATTCCCTTTGGTGAAGGTTGGAAACGTCGATTACGCATTAGTTTCCAATGAAATCATCGGCTTAGCTATCCGCGAACTGATCGTCGGATTAAGCATCGGATTTTTAACCCGCCTGTTCTTCTTCGTAGTCACAATGACAGGGGACTTGGTTTCCATGTCCGTGGGTTTAAGTGCATCTCAGATGTACAACCCTATGTTGGGCAGTAACGGGAACGTTATTGATCAATTCTATTCAACTTTAGGAACATTGGTATTTTTAGCTATTAACGGTCACCACATGCTTATTAGCGCGATCGCGCAAAGCTACGATCTGATTCCGGTCAGCTCGCTTTCTCTGAATGTGGGGCCTTTCGCCGAAATGGCTGCTTACGGCCAAGACGTCATGCTTATGGCAATCAAGATGTGTGCACCGGTGATGGTGACCATCTTGTTAGTAAACGTAGCGATGGGGATCTTAGGAAGAGCAGTCCCCCAGATCAACGTCTTGGTAACAAGCATGCCCGTAACAATCATGATCGGTATGGCAGTGGTGTTTTTGTGCCTGCCTTTGATGACGATGGAAATGCAAAGTGTAGTTGATATCACTGCTAGCAAATTGTTCGCGGTGATGAAACACTTATAG